The following are from one region of the Verrucomicrobiota bacterium genome:
- a CDS encoding sigma-70 family RNA polymerase sigma factor, translating into MPRDELIPTRASLLERLKDLGDQTSWNEFYQTYRELIYSVARKAGLNETEADEVVQETLISVAKKMPGFVYDPAKDSFKGWLLTVTRWRILDQLQKRRGMGVQSLLTSAATQEQGTRTATIERVPDPAGLDLTAVWNAEWEKNLLQAALARIKRQVHPQHYEIYHLHVVLGKAVREVAQTLGVNSAQVYLAKHRVGRLLNKEIKKLEKQFV; encoded by the coding sequence ATGCCGCGTGACGAATTGATTCCGACGCGCGCCAGCTTGCTGGAGCGCCTGAAGGATTTGGGCGATCAAACGAGTTGGAACGAGTTTTACCAGACTTACCGCGAACTCATCTACAGCGTGGCGCGCAAGGCTGGGTTGAACGAGACCGAAGCGGATGAAGTCGTCCAGGAGACGCTCATCTCGGTGGCGAAGAAAATGCCGGGGTTCGTTTACGATCCGGCGAAGGATTCCTTTAAGGGCTGGTTGCTGACAGTCACGCGCTGGCGTATTCTTGATCAACTGCAGAAACGGCGGGGGATGGGAGTTCAGAGCCTCCTTACGTCGGCTGCTACGCAGGAGCAAGGCACCCGCACGGCCACGATTGAACGCGTTCCGGACCCCGCGGGCCTCGACCTGACGGCCGTTTGGAACGCTGAATGGGAAAAGAATCTTCTACAGGCGGCATTGGCCCGCATCAAACGCCAGGTGCATCCGCAACATTACGAGATTTATCATCTGCACGTCGTTCTGGGAAAGGCGGTGCGGGAAGTCGCTCAAACGCTCGGCGTGAATTCCGCGCAGGTTTACCTGGCCAAACATCGCGTCGGAAGGCTGCTCAACAAGGAGATCAAGAAGTTGGAGAAGCAGTTTGTCTGA
- a CDS encoding DUF1559 domain-containing protein: MKTSIKAVPVGRPPSPTVGFTLIELLVVIGIIAILAGMLLPTLAKAKSTTKSMSCENNLGQLQLAWQMYADDHHDILPPNNWANVNWNNGCPTGVPSVSGTWVLGNTAKDQDGWGIKNGVLFSYLNEVGVYHCPADQSKVDGRKILRKRSYSMSFYMNGQTSSLYQHKSKYTELRVPAKAFVFLDEHELTIDDGVFFLHAPGDTGEHWEASHGATPAFEGGHWMDRPSDRHNQGCNLSFADGRTEHRKWLFPKKGAGDQQVANAADFQDLCWLQKGIPE, encoded by the coding sequence ATGAAAACTTCTATTAAGGCTGTTCCCGTCGGCCGCCCGCCGTCCCCGACAGTGGGCTTCACGTTGATCGAATTGCTGGTGGTCATCGGCATCATCGCCATTCTGGCCGGCATGTTGTTACCGACTTTGGCCAAGGCAAAGTCCACCACAAAGTCAATGAGTTGCGAAAACAACTTGGGGCAACTGCAACTGGCTTGGCAGATGTACGCAGACGACCACCACGATATCCTGCCGCCGAACAATTGGGCGAACGTCAATTGGAATAATGGATGCCCGACGGGCGTTCCATCAGTGTCCGGAACGTGGGTTTTGGGAAATACCGCCAAGGACCAAGACGGTTGGGGCATCAAGAATGGCGTTTTATTTTCCTACCTTAACGAGGTGGGAGTCTATCATTGTCCGGCGGACCAGTCAAAGGTGGATGGCCGCAAGATATTGCGGAAGCGAAGCTACTCCATGAGCTTCTACATGAATGGCCAAACCAGTTCGCTCTACCAGCATAAGAGCAAATATACCGAGCTTCGGGTGCCGGCGAAGGCCTTCGTTTTTCTGGACGAGCATGAGCTTACCATCGACGATGGAGTTTTTTTTCTTCATGCCCCGGGCGACACAGGAGAGCATTGGGAGGCCAGCCATGGAGCAACTCCTGCGTTCGAGGGTGGGCACTGGATGGATCGGCCCTCTGACCGTCACAATCAAGGTTGCAATCTCTCTTTTGCTGATGGCCGTACGGAACACCGAAAATGGCTATTCCCCAAGAAGGGAGCCGGCGATCAGCAAGTGGCCAACGCGGCTGACTTTCAGGATTTGTGTTGGCTGCAAAAAGGCATCCCGGAATAA
- a CDS encoding HYR domain-containing protein, whose product MKIPILLLMSVLQVTTAADLLPTINCPGDIVVPTEPGQPYAYFNYVSLVSSSDTGVAINCATPNATLPDCRWASETFSPSVAPYIFAKGANTVTCVATKTSPGIITTIAGNGTAGFGGDGGPAASASFNYPRGLATDSAGNVFIADLSNNRIRRWEAASGTLSTVAGNGTAGFSGDGGPATSAQLYHPYSVAVDSHGNVYIADQQNSCIRKVEAASGTITTFAGMGGSAGFSGDGGPATSARIYPPVGVALDSNDNLFFSCGYGFSLIRRVDAATGIISTIAGVNGWGGFGGDGGPATSATLNVAADLMLDSAGNLFFCDSRNNRIRRVDGTTGIITTVAGNGIDTYGGDGGPAINASLSFPNGLAMDAAGNLFSADSGNHLIRRVEAATGIISTVAGAISDAGFGFRGDGGPASSALFNGAYGVALNSSGNLFIADQSNHRIRRVDLPVPYSSSCSFKVIVRDTEPPSIICPSDVAVAAAPGQPSAVVQYPLPTATDNGSNVIVTCTPPPGSVFPVGTTTVTATAVDTAGGIVTTIAGNGLRAYGGDGGLATNASFSLAYNPVAVDVAGNVFIADSENNRVRRVDAASGVITTVAGNGGASLSGLGGAATSAGVPFPAAVAVDNSGNLFISIRGRILRVDVAAGTISVFAGNGSLNYNGDGGLAINASIGQVMGLALDGTDSLLLVDVFNGVVRKINAQTGIISTVAGNGIRGFSGDGGAATNASLLDPEGLAVDPAGNIFINDSGNFRIRRVDAQSGIITTVAGKGYGFNECDQTGGIRATNLFIISPHGNLAVDAAGNFFFVHDSQIFRVDAVSGIVTPVVGSYNGGIGFNGDGAPADQVQINTTGGLALDTAGNLYFSDTFNFRIRRASFAGAAMGNTASCTFTVTVQAVPLIASLEPALIFAGGPDFTLTVNGTNFISSPTVLWNGVPRPTTFVSQTQLTAVIPASDIALNNENIGVAIVTVVNANGLPSNPQPFTFVGDNVTVAETQLAIAGAIAAASTVPAAANQAGVSAQLANSSGSQPVTVTAANYSGNPGAGTVFDAGGGFVDIKVTGAGADSVLTADFYYAASITGAAEVNLVLLYLASDNSWQRVFGSGGAAPLKDTMDLSLSGVTFGGRFSVVFDNTSTPRVSELTGTPFAVAVDRTLPVITCPADIVTRTDPGQCAAVVNYSVTATDNSGNANVTCSPPAGSAFPKGTTIVNCTATDPSGNSAICSFSVTVSDPESPSFTLTGAFQTKTIGGNPFINSEFVTTGDFNGDGNVDVVAVSVGYFAERGTNDVAVMLGDGAGNFAPGRVFSVPFSCHSVAVGDFNGDGKMDMAVANGDDSTFPVRGNVSLLFGDGAGGFGQPVNIHLGFCYKVVAGDFNGDGKMDLAVANWDETKAPKQRVTVLLGDAHGGFAVATNLFWCPPPTGNPTISLADSVAMEELTVGDFNADGKLDLAIPNSAGLALGGGSTTCGINVWLGNGAGNFSAAMSSPVTFGNASGMSMAVGDFNEDGRLDVVTVQGYVGDFGQPAIPAGSINVSIGHGDGSFGPELNYIDFNRPTAVAVGDFNNDGHLDLAVAENNSGVSILLGNGQGGFSFLANSPGSAFYSLAVADFNHDGRLDVASEANSGATIYLNGKSTLPNDITVSLPPGTTSVPVTFPTPIASDNCPGVVVSCVPPSGSSFSSGTNTVTCTATDSSGNTVTTSFLVKVVGLQPLFPATPANLASSTAPGLCSAVVNYGINYFGYACTPPSGSSFAKGTITVDCTPPTTGNYATGIISTVVGTGTAGFSGDGALASAAQISVVNFPGGLATDAAGNLYLADEGNLRVRKVDAATGIISTVAGNGQSGFNGDGLPATQTSLRPKAVAFDQSGNLLIADSGNSRIRNVNAVTGLITTVAGNGLSGFGSDGVLATAPGFNGGRLSGPSGLAMDGAGNLFINDQGNYRIRRVDAVTQIMTTVAGNGTFGSAGDGGPATNASFKVPSSIALDSHNNIYITDADRVRKVDTLTGIIILVAGGGTTSTSEILPNVTLATNLNLGSVDPGIALDANDNFFFASGSKILRVDGQTGRVTRMAGTDNGFSGDSGLATSAMLNYGRGLTLDRLGHLYYTDAGNNRIRRINLSGSAVATSFTVTVNDTERPAITCPANLVVSTDPGQCSAVVNYPLPAASDHCPGVTVVSTPPSGSVFQKGTTLVNCTATDASGNSASCSFTVTVVDAEKPTLTSCPTNMLVSTAPGQCSAVVNYLPPVAQDNCPGVTLACNPASGATFSKGTNPVLCTATDASGNTNACSFTITVLDTEKPTISSCPTNMIVSTDPGQCSVIVVFPPAIARDNCPGVTVVSSPPRGSAFPKGINLVTCTATDSSGNSSTCAFTITVNDTERPTITCPPNITVNTDPGQCSARNVALGTPAVADNCSVANVGNNAPAIFPKGTTVVAWSVTDTSGNSATGAQNVTVLDRQPPTITCPADIFANTDPGQCSAVVTYNAAAADNCSGVNVSSSPPSGSAFPIGTNNVTVTASDSSGNTASCIFTITVLDNEPPTFIPLSSSVLSPFDLDHPIQRNNDPGDCYATVTFANPKATDNCDPSTLSVTVTALDETGANIPLSLAAGDQLTGQFPAGRSVVTSVADDGRGNTIQHQTALIVTDVDQPVITCPGDQRVVVNRGEPVVFTEATAVDNCDLQSVVCTPPSGTVLDPGSNYVVKCVATDIHGLSNTCTFTVTVVAANLPPVANAGADETVLETSTTPSVQLSGCSSTDDGKPVVPGSLSFLWKQVAGTPVVLSSATACNPTFRAPLLPSGSSEVLTFSLVANDGELNSPEAFVNITVKNANHPPECHVSAPTAVAEGSPAVTLNGAASFDPDADSIVSYQWTQISGPQTLTLAGANTANASFDAPFITSGGGNTTLTESYSFRLTVGDGQLSTSSDVTVIVDNLDHCPTANPGGDGLVTEGNGYTLNGSASSDPDNDPLLYAWKQNDGPPVTLVNPNTASPSFQAPFVNAGGTNLVFALTVDDEFGCTDTKTVTVHVDNAGDPPTCAGARASVTELWPPNHKMIPVSLVNVGTGDRPTTIRITSIRQDEPSNGLGDGDTPCDAIIAADGASLLLRAERAGTGNGRVYHIYFTATNSEGTCSGEIQVGVPRDQKPGHICVDDGPRYPSCP is encoded by the coding sequence ATGAAAATACCAATCTTGCTTCTCATGTCTGTTCTGCAGGTGACCACGGCGGCCGATCTGCTGCCCACAATTAATTGCCCCGGCGACATCGTGGTGCCGACGGAGCCAGGCCAGCCGTACGCCTACTTCAACTACGTTTCGTTGGTGTCCTCTAGCGACACCGGGGTTGCCATCAATTGCGCCACGCCCAATGCCACCTTGCCGGATTGCAGGTGGGCCAGTGAAACATTCTCACCCAGCGTGGCACCCTATATTTTCGCCAAAGGCGCCAACACCGTTACTTGCGTGGCTACCAAGACCTCCCCGGGCATTATCACGACCATTGCGGGTAACGGGACGGCGGGATTCGGCGGAGATGGCGGCCCGGCGGCCAGCGCCAGTTTCAATTACCCTCGCGGACTGGCCACGGACAGCGCCGGCAATGTTTTCATCGCTGATCTCAGTAATAATCGCATCCGGCGATGGGAGGCGGCCAGCGGCACCCTCTCCACCGTGGCCGGGAATGGAACCGCAGGTTTCAGCGGGGACGGCGGGCCAGCCACGAGCGCCCAACTCTACCACCCTTACAGTGTGGCCGTGGACAGCCACGGCAACGTTTACATCGCCGACCAGCAGAACTCTTGCATTCGCAAGGTGGAGGCAGCAAGTGGGACCATCACTACCTTCGCAGGCATGGGAGGCAGCGCTGGCTTTAGCGGCGATGGCGGGCCGGCCACGAGCGCACGGATTTATCCGCCGGTTGGAGTTGCTCTGGACAGCAACGACAATCTTTTCTTCAGTTGCGGCTATGGCTTCAGCCTCATCCGCCGTGTTGATGCGGCCACGGGAATCATCAGCACAATAGCCGGTGTTAACGGGTGGGGCGGTTTCGGTGGGGACGGTGGCCCGGCTACGAGCGCCACGTTGAACGTGGCTGCCGACCTGATGCTGGACAGCGCCGGAAACCTCTTCTTTTGTGACTCGCGGAACAACCGGATTCGCCGGGTGGATGGCACAACAGGCATCATCACGACAGTCGCTGGCAACGGGATAGACACCTATGGCGGCGATGGTGGGCCGGCCATCAATGCCAGCCTTTCTTTTCCGAACGGCCTGGCGATGGATGCCGCCGGCAACCTGTTCTCCGCAGACAGCGGAAATCACCTTATCCGCCGCGTCGAGGCGGCCACCGGGATCATCAGCACGGTGGCGGGCGCAATCAGCGATGCAGGGTTTGGCTTCCGCGGCGATGGCGGCCCGGCCAGCAGTGCCTTGTTCAACGGTGCGTACGGGGTCGCGTTGAACAGCAGCGGCAATCTTTTCATTGCGGATCAATCGAACCACCGCATTCGCCGGGTGGACCTCCCTGTCCCTTACAGTTCGAGTTGCTCGTTCAAGGTGATCGTCAGAGACACGGAACCGCCCAGCATTATTTGTCCGTCCGATGTGGCGGTCGCGGCGGCCCCCGGCCAACCTTCGGCCGTCGTCCAGTACCCGCTGCCCACTGCCACGGATAATGGCTCCAATGTGATTGTCACCTGCACACCGCCGCCCGGTTCAGTGTTCCCCGTTGGAACCACAACCGTCACCGCCACCGCAGTGGACACCGCAGGCGGCATAGTCACGACGATTGCCGGCAACGGCCTGCGCGCCTATGGCGGAGACGGCGGACTCGCCACCAACGCCAGCTTCAGTTTGGCATATAATCCGGTTGCGGTGGACGTTGCGGGAAACGTTTTCATCGCGGACTCGGAGAATAACCGGGTGCGGCGAGTGGATGCGGCTTCCGGCGTGATCACCACCGTGGCGGGCAATGGCGGTGCCAGTTTGAGCGGACTGGGCGGCGCAGCGACGAGCGCCGGAGTTCCTTTTCCCGCGGCGGTCGCAGTGGACAATTCGGGAAACCTGTTCATTTCCATCCGTGGACGAATTCTGCGCGTGGACGTGGCCGCCGGAACGATCAGCGTGTTCGCGGGAAACGGCAGCCTGAACTACAACGGCGACGGCGGGCTGGCTATCAATGCCAGCATTGGCCAAGTGATGGGTTTGGCGCTGGATGGTACCGACAGCCTATTGCTCGTTGATGTATTCAACGGCGTGGTCCGCAAGATCAATGCCCAGACAGGAATCATTTCGACGGTAGCGGGCAATGGCATCAGGGGCTTTAGTGGAGATGGTGGCGCGGCCACGAACGCCAGCTTGCTCGACCCCGAGGGCCTTGCGGTTGATCCCGCCGGCAATATCTTCATCAATGACTCGGGCAACTTCCGCATCCGCCGCGTGGATGCTCAATCCGGCATCATCACGACGGTCGCGGGTAAAGGTTATGGATTTAATGAGTGCGACCAAACGGGTGGCATTCGAGCGACAAATCTGTTCATTATTTCACCACACGGAAATCTCGCTGTAGATGCAGCCGGAAATTTCTTCTTTGTCCATGACTCGCAAATTTTCCGGGTGGACGCCGTTTCCGGCATCGTGACGCCGGTGGTCGGGTCTTACAATGGCGGCATTGGCTTCAATGGCGATGGCGCTCCTGCCGACCAGGTGCAAATCAATACCACCGGCGGGCTGGCGTTGGACACCGCTGGGAACCTCTACTTTTCAGACACGTTCAACTTCCGTATTCGCCGCGCCAGCTTTGCCGGCGCCGCGATGGGGAACACCGCGAGCTGTACCTTCACCGTAACGGTGCAGGCCGTGCCGCTGATTGCTTCACTCGAACCCGCTTTGATTTTCGCCGGCGGACCCGACTTCACCCTGACGGTGAACGGCACGAACTTCATTTCCAGCCCCACGGTGCTTTGGAACGGCGTTCCCCGGCCGACCACTTTCGTCAGCCAGACCCAGTTAACGGCTGTGATCCCCGCGAGCGATATTGCGCTGAACAACGAGAACATCGGTGTGGCCATCGTTACGGTGGTCAATGCCAACGGCCTCCCTTCCAATCCGCAGCCTTTCACTTTCGTCGGCGACAATGTGACCGTTGCCGAAACGCAGCTTGCCATCGCAGGCGCGATTGCCGCCGCCTCGACCGTGCCGGCGGCGGCGAACCAGGCGGGCGTCTCGGCCCAGCTTGCGAATTCATCCGGCAGCCAGCCCGTGACCGTCACCGCCGCAAATTATTCCGGCAACCCCGGCGCGGGCACCGTCTTTGACGCCGGCGGCGGTTTCGTGGATATCAAGGTCACCGGGGCGGGCGCTGACAGCGTCTTGACTGCGGATTTTTACTATGCCGCCTCAATTACCGGCGCCGCCGAGGTGAATCTGGTACTGCTCTACCTGGCCAGCGATAACAGTTGGCAGCGCGTCTTTGGCAGCGGTGGCGCGGCTCCGCTAAAAGACACTATGGACCTTTCTCTGAGCGGCGTCACTTTCGGTGGCCGTTTCTCGGTCGTCTTTGACAACACCAGCACGCCCAGAGTCAGCGAGTTGACCGGAACGCCCTTTGCCGTCGCCGTGGATCGCACGCTGCCGGTAATTACCTGTCCCGCTGATATTGTCACGCGCACCGACCCCGGCCAGTGCGCCGCGGTCGTGAACTACAGCGTCACTGCGACCGACAACTCCGGGAATGCCAATGTCACCTGCTCCCCGCCCGCCGGTTCGGCTTTCCCGAAAGGCACGACGATTGTCAACTGCACCGCCACCGACCCCTCGGGCAATAGCGCCATTTGCTCCTTCAGCGTAACCGTCAGCGACCCCGAGTCGCCGAGTTTCACTTTGACTGGCGCCTTTCAAACCAAGACCATCGGCGGTAACCCGTTCATCAATTCTGAATTTGTGACCACCGGCGACTTTAACGGCGACGGCAATGTGGATGTCGTAGCCGTCTCCGTTGGTTATTTCGCCGAACGGGGGACTAATGATGTTGCCGTGATGTTGGGAGATGGCGCTGGCAATTTTGCTCCTGGGCGGGTGTTCTCCGTTCCCTTTTCCTGCCACTCGGTTGCGGTCGGGGATTTCAACGGAGACGGCAAAATGGACATGGCCGTGGCCAACGGGGACGACAGCACTTTTCCAGTGAGAGGCAACGTCAGCTTGTTGTTCGGCGACGGCGCGGGCGGCTTTGGCCAGCCCGTCAACATCCATCTGGGGTTCTGTTACAAGGTGGTGGCCGGCGACTTCAATGGTGATGGCAAAATGGACCTGGCCGTGGCGAACTGGGATGAGACAAAAGCACCGAAGCAGCGTGTAACCGTGCTGCTCGGCGACGCGCATGGCGGTTTTGCGGTGGCGACGAATCTGTTCTGGTGTCCTCCTCCTACTGGCAATCCCACCATCAGCCTCGCTGACAGCGTCGCGATGGAAGAGTTGACCGTTGGGGACTTCAACGCGGATGGCAAGCTGGACCTGGCGATTCCGAACAGCGCGGGTTTGGCGTTGGGCGGCGGTTCGACGACTTGCGGAATCAATGTCTGGCTGGGGAATGGCGCTGGGAATTTCAGCGCGGCGATGTCTTCCCCGGTGACGTTCGGCAACGCCAGCGGGATGTCAATGGCCGTGGGTGACTTTAACGAAGATGGCAGGCTGGATGTTGTCACCGTCCAAGGTTACGTCGGCGACTTCGGACAACCCGCCATACCGGCCGGTTCGATCAATGTCAGCATTGGCCACGGCGACGGGAGCTTCGGACCTGAGCTGAACTACATTGACTTCAACCGACCCACTGCCGTTGCTGTCGGTGACTTCAATAACGACGGGCATCTCGACCTGGCTGTGGCGGAGAATAACAGCGGGGTTTCCATTCTGCTTGGCAATGGTCAGGGTGGTTTCAGCTTCCTGGCGAATTCGCCTGGCAGCGCGTTTTACTCCCTGGCAGTGGCTGACTTCAACCATGATGGACGTTTGGACGTGGCCAGCGAAGCCAACTCCGGAGCGACCATTTATCTCAATGGCAAGAGTACTCTCCCAAACGATATCACGGTATCCCTGCCGCCGGGGACAACTTCCGTGCCCGTGACTTTCCCAACGCCCATCGCGAGCGATAATTGTCCGGGCGTTGTCGTGAGCTGCGTGCCGCCTTCCGGTTCGTCTTTTTCCAGTGGAACCAACACTGTTACCTGCACTGCCACTGACAGCTCCGGCAACACCGTCACAACTTCTTTCCTCGTGAAGGTGGTCGGCTTGCAACCGCTCTTTCCAGCCACCCCGGCAAATCTGGCAAGCAGCACCGCGCCGGGACTGTGCTCAGCCGTGGTGAATTACGGCATCAATTACTTCGGCTATGCCTGCACTCCACCCTCCGGCTCTTCCTTTGCGAAAGGAACCATTACGGTCGATTGCACTCCACCCACCACCGGCAATTACGCCACCGGCATCATCTCGACGGTTGTGGGCACCGGCACAGCAGGTTTTAGCGGGGACGGCGCGCTGGCCAGCGCGGCGCAGATATCTGTTGTGAACTTTCCCGGCGGCTTGGCCACCGACGCGGCGGGCAATCTTTACCTTGCGGACGAGGGCAATCTTCGCGTGCGGAAGGTGGATGCCGCCACAGGCATTATCTCAACCGTCGCCGGCAACGGCCAATCTGGCTTTAACGGCGATGGACTGCCGGCTACCCAGACCAGCTTACGGCCAAAAGCCGTCGCCTTCGACCAGTCCGGCAATCTTCTTATTGCCGACTCCGGAAACAGCCGCATTCGCAATGTGAACGCTGTCACTGGTCTCATTACGACGGTGGCCGGGAATGGCCTTTCTGGCTTTGGCAGTGATGGCGTGCTGGCTACAGCCCCCGGCTTTAACGGTGGCAGGCTTTCCGGGCCTTCGGGGCTTGCCATGGATGGCGCGGGGAATCTTTTCATCAATGACCAGGGCAATTACCGGATTCGTCGAGTGGACGCCGTTACTCAAATCATGACGACTGTAGCGGGTAATGGCACGTTTGGATCCGCCGGCGATGGCGGCCCGGCGACCAATGCCAGTTTCAAAGTCCCCTCGAGCATCGCCCTCGACAGCCACAACAACATTTACATCACAGACGCTGATCGCGTGCGCAAGGTGGACACGCTCACGGGTATCATAATCCTGGTGGCCGGGGGCGGTACCACTTCCACGTCGGAAATCTTGCCAAACGTAACGCTGGCCACCAATCTTAACCTGGGTTCGGTGGACCCGGGGATCGCTCTGGACGCCAACGACAACTTTTTCTTTGCCAGCGGCAGCAAAATCCTCCGCGTTGATGGTCAGACCGGGCGAGTCACCAGAATGGCGGGGACTGACAACGGCTTCAGCGGCGACAGCGGCTTGGCCACCAGCGCAATGCTCAACTATGGCCGGGGCCTGACGTTGGACCGACTGGGTCATCTTTATTACACGGACGCTGGTAATAATCGCATCCGCCGGATCAACCTGTCCGGCAGTGCTGTGGCCACCTCCTTCACCGTCACGGTGAATGATACCGAGAGGCCGGCGATCACCTGCCCGGCAAACCTTGTTGTCAGCACCGATCCCGGACAGTGTTCTGCGGTAGTGAATTATCCGCTGCCTGCGGCCAGCGATCATTGCCCGGGAGTGACCGTGGTCAGCACTCCGCCCAGCGGCTCAGTTTTCCAAAAAGGAACGACTCTGGTCAACTGCACCGCAACGGATGCTTCGGGCAACAGTGCTTCGTGCTCCTTCACCGTGACAGTCGTCGACGCTGAAAAGCCCACGCTGACCTCATGCCCGACGAACATGCTCGTCAGCACCGCTCCGGGACAGTGCTCGGCAGTGGTGAATTATTTGCCGCCGGTGGCCCAGGACAACTGCCCGGGCGTGACGCTCGCGTGTAATCCGGCCAGCGGCGCCACTTTCTCGAAAGGAACGAACCCTGTCCTCTGCACCGCCACGGACGCCAGCGGCAACACCAACGCCTGCTCGTTCACGATCACAGTCCTTGACACCGAAAAGCCGACGATTTCCTCCTGCCCAACAAATATGATCGTGAGCACCGATCCCGGCCAATGCTCCGTAATCGTGGTCTTCCCGCCGGCAATCGCCCGCGACAACTGTCCGGGAGTCACTGTGGTCAGCAGTCCACCTCGCGGTTCGGCTTTCCCGAAGGGAATAAACCTCGTGACCTGCACCGCTACTGATTCTTCAGGCAACAGCAGCACGTGCGCTTTCACTATCACCGTCAACGACACGGAAAGACCGACGATCACTTGCCCGCCGAACATCACGGTCAACACCGATCCCGGCCAGTGCTCGGCTCGCAACGTCGCCTTGGGCACGCCCGCCGTGGCGGACAACTGCAGCGTCGCCAATGTCGGCAACAATGCGCCGGCCATCTTCCCCAAGGGCACCACCGTCGTGGCGTGGAGTGTGACCGACACCTCCGGCAACTCGGCCACCGGGGCACAGAATGTCACCGTGTTGGATCGGCAGCCGCCCACCATCACCTGCCCGGCAGACATTTTCGCCAACACCGATCCCGGCCAGTGCTCGGCCGTGGTCACTTACAACGCGGCTGCGGCCGACAATTGTTCCGGGGTCAATGTCAGTTCCAGTCCCCCTTCAGGCTCGGCATTTCCGATTGGAACAAATAACGTGACGGTCACTGCCTCCGACTCTTCGGGAAATACCGCTTCCTGCATCTTCACGATAACAGTCCTTGACAACGAACCGCCGACGTTTATCCCGCTCTCCAGTTCCGTGTTGTCCCCGTTTGATCTGGATCACCCCATTCAACGGAACAATGATCCCGGCGATTGCTACGCGACTGTCACCTTCGCCAACCCCAAGGCCACGGACAACTGCGACCCCAGCACCTTGAGCGTGACGGTCACGGCGCTCGATGAAACCGGAGCCAACATTCCGCTGAGCCTGGCGGCCGGGGATCAACTCACGGGCCAATTCCCGGCAGGCAGGAGCGTGGTCACGTCCGTCGCCGATGATGGCCGGGGCAACACCATCCAGCACCAGACCGCCTTGATCGTGACCGACGTTGATCAGCCGGTGATCACCTGCCCCGGTGACCAACGGGTGGTCGTCAACCGCGGAGAGCCGGTCGTCTTCACCGAAGCGACCGCCGTGGACAATTGCGATCTGCAAAGTGTCGTGTGCACTCCACCGTCCGGCACCGTCCTTGACCCCGGCTCAAATTACGTCGTCAAGTGTGTTGCCACGGACATCCACGGCCTCTCGAATACGTGCACCTTCACCGTGACGGTCGTGGCGGCGAATCTGCCCCCGGTGGCCAACGCCGGCGCTGATGAAACGGTCCTGGAAACATCAACCACTCCGAGCGTCCAATTGAGCGGTTGCAGCAGCACGGATGACGGCAAGCCGGTTGTTCCCGGAAGTTTGTCCTTTCTGTGGAAGCAGGTCGCGGGTACTCCCGTGGTGCTTTCAAGTGCGACGGCGTGCAACCCAACCTTCCGCGCTCCCTTGCTGCCGTCCGGGAGTTCGGAAGTGCTCACGTTTAGTCTCGTGGCCAATGACGGGGAGTTGAACAGTCCGGAGGCCTTCGTGAACATCACCGTGAAAAATGCGAACCACCCGCCGGAATGTCACGTCTCGGCGCCAACCGCGGTCGCCGAAGGTTCACCGGCGGTGACGCTCAATGGCGCAGCCAGTTTTGATCCCGATGCGGATTCGATCGTCTCCTATCAATGGACGCAGATTTCAGGTCCGCAAACGCTCACTCTGGCCGGGGCGAACACCGCCAACGCCAGCTTCGACGCGCCGTTCATCACCAGTGGTGGCGGGAACACCACTTTGACGGAATCCTATTCCTTCCGGCTCACGGTCGGTGATGGCCAACTCTCCACTTCGAGCGACGTCACGGTCATCGTGGACAACCTCGACCATTGTCCCACGGCGAATCCTGGTGGGGATGGTCTGGTGACGGAGGGCAACGGTTACACGCTCAACGGCAGCGCCAGCAGTGATCCCGACAACGATCCGTTGCTCTACGCCTGGAAACAGAACGATGGTCCGCCCGTTACCCTGGTCAACCCCAACACCGCCTCCCCGAGTTTCCAGGCGCCGTTCGTCAATGCTGGTGGTACCAATCTGGTCTTCGCCCTGACCGTGGATGATGAATTCGGCTGCACCGACACCAAGACCGTCACCGTGCACGTGGACAATGCCGGCGATCCGCCCACCTGTGCGGGCGCACGGGCCAGCGTCACTGAACTTTGGCCGCCCAATCACAAGATGATTCCCGTTTCTCTCGTCAACGTCGGCACGGGCGACCGGCCGACCACGATCCGCATCACTTCAATCCGGCAGGATGAGCCGTCGAATGGCTTGGGCGATGGCGATACGCCGTGCGATGCCATCATTGCCGCCGACGGCGCCAGTCTCCTGCTGCGGGCGGAACGGGCGGGCACGGGGAACGGCCGCGTTTACCACATCTACTTCACAGCGACCAACTCCGAAGGCACGTGCTCCGGCGAAATCCAGGTCGGTGTGCCACGTGACCAGAAGCCGGGTCACATCTGTGTGGATGACGGGCCGCGATACCCATCATGTCCGTAG